Sequence from the Fodinibius salicampi genome:
ACTTGGAGAAAAACAGGTTGATTTATTCAAACTTGAGAATGCCAATGGAGCTAAAGCCTCTATTACAAATTATGGAGGCCGATTAGTGGAATTGTTAGTTCCGGATCGTTCAGATAATTTTGGAAATATTGTCGTAGGCTATTCTTCTATGGAGGAATTCATGGATAAACCTGAGCGGTATTTTGGAGCGATTATCGGCCGATACGCCAATCGAATTGCTAATGGGAGGTTTAGTATTGAGGATAAAACATATACCCTTAATACGAATGACGGGGTCCATCATCTTCATGGAGGTCCGGGTGGTTTCCACCGGGTAGTATGGGGTGCCAATCAGATAGATGATCAAACGCTCAGCCTGTCTTACCGTTCTCCTGATGGGGAAGAAGGATATCCGGGTAACCTGGGTATTGGCGTGAGGTATAAACTCACTGATGATAATGAGCTGAAGGTTAGCTATAAAGCGGAATCTGATCAAAAAACAATCCTGAACCTTACAAGTCATCCCTATTTTAATTTGAATGGAAGTTCCGGCGGATCAACCGCTTACAGTCATCACCTGAAAATAAATGCAGATAAATATACGCCTATTGATGAGGGGTTAATTCCAACGGGGAAATTAGTCGGCGTAGAGGAAACCCCATTCGACTTTCGGGAGAGTAAATCTATTGATTCGGCTTACGATCCCCATCATCCTCAAATACAGAATGCTGATGGATTTGATCATAATTTTGTATTGAACAAGAATAGTGGTGAGGACCCTACTCTTGCTGCCTCTGTTTATGAACCAAAGGGAGGGCGACAGCTTGATATCTATACTACCGAACCGGGCCTACAGTTTTATGCCTGTTCCGATCCAGTCGAAGGTATTCAATCGGCCATCTGTCTTGAGCCCCAGCATTATCCGGATTCCCCCAATCAGCCTGAATTTCCTTCGGTTGTGATTGATGCTTTTCAGCCGTTTCGTTCAGAAACTATTTACCGTTTTACTTGTAATTAATATTTAAAAAAGAATACTTATTGCCTTAATAGTAAGGGATATTGATTTGATAGCGATAATAACTAAAAAACACCAAGATGAGTTCAGAGGTTACCCTTAAGGAGATAGCAGAGTCGCTGGGCGTTTCAGCGATGACGGTTTCACGAGCCCTTAATAATAGAGATAATGTAGACGAGGATACCCGAAAAAAAGTCGTATCTAAAGCGGAAGAAATGGGGTATACTCCCAATTATGTAGCCAAAAGCCTTGTTTCGAACAAAACATATACCATTGGGGTGGTGATACCGGAAATTACCCACGCTTTTTTCCCGGAAGTAGTTCGAGGCATAGAGGAAGTAACGAATAAATCCGACTATCAGCTCCTGTTAACCAATGCAAATGAGCAATTTATCAGGGAAAAAAAGGCCGTAAATGCGTTACGGTCCCAGCGTGTTGATGGTTTATTGATATCCACTTCTATTGGTATCGACGATTTTTCTTTTTACGAACAGATTATAAATAGCGGTACAAAGCTCGTCTTTTTTGATCGCTGTATCGAAGGGCTTGGGGCAAGCTGCGTAAGTGTAAATGATCGGACTAGTTCTTATCAAATTACCGAGCATTTAATAACGGAACATGGTTATTCTAAAATAGCCCATTTAAGTGGTCCCCCTAATGTATCCATTGGGAAGGAAAGGATGGAGGGATATCTGGAGGCCCTGGAAGAATATGAGTTACCTATAAATAATCAATGGATTATAGAAGGTGGATTCCAGAAAATAAAAGGATATGAGTCCATGCAAAGTCTTTTGGAGCTGCCCGAGGAGGAATACCCGGAAGCGGTAGTGGTTGTGAACGATCCTGCAGCCTTTGGAGCAATAAAAGCGCTAAAAGATTTTGGATTATCCGTTCCTGAGGACATGGCAGTTGTGGGTTTTACAGATGATATTAGAGCTCCTTTGTTGGAAACACCTTTGACAACAGTGCACCAGCCTGCTTATGCCGTTGGTCAAAAAGCGGCAAAAAAACTAATTGCTGCCATAGAAAATAAAGATGAGCCTATCGAAAATATTGAAGTTTTAACCACACTGAAAATTCGGGCTTCTTGTGGGTGTGGGAATTTTTAACCATAATAAATGATGTAGTAAACTTTTGTATTATAGCTACAAATGTACCTAAACCTGCTTATATAACTAAATAACGCCAAAATGAATATTAGAAATTGTTCAGTTCTGACTGTTCTTTTTATTGGATTATTTTTTATTCAAACTGTAAATGTGCAAGGCCAGTCAGGGCAGTGGCAGCCCGCCAATGGACCTCTAATGAGCCAATGGGCAGATGAGGTAAGTCCCCAAAATGCCCTTCCCGAGTATCCTCGGCCTATGATGGAACGGGAGCACTGGCAAAATCTGAATGGTCTTTGGGATTTTAAGATAACAGGGAAGGACACTGATCACGGGGAGTACAATCAGCAAATTTTAGTTCCGTATCCGGTGGAGTCGGCCTTATCGGGGATTGGAGAAACCGTAGGTGCTGATAATCGAGTATGGTACCGGCGCACCTTCCAGGTTGAGAATCCCTATGAAAACGGACGCGTACTACTTCATTTCGGAGCCAGTGACTGGGAGACGGATGCATGGGTAAATGGGGAATATATTGGTAAACACCAGGGAGGATATGATCCTTTCACCTTTGACATAACCGATCAGCTGACAAATGGAGAGCAGGAAATTGAAATTACCGTTTGGGATCCGACGGATCTGGGAAGTCAGCCGGTAGGCAAGCAGACGCATGATCCCCGGAGTATCTGGTATACCGCTGTAACGGGCATTTGGCAAACGGTATGGCTGGAATATGTACCGGAATCCTATATTCAGGATCTTAAAATTACTCCTGATATCGATAACAATAGAGTGAAAGTAGAGGTAGAGGGCAAGCATCTGTCAGAGGGACATCAGTTAAGGATAGAAGCCCTGAAGGAAGGGGAAGTTGCAGGAGTAGCAGAAGGAAATCCGGAACAGGATTTTTTAATCCAGCTGGATGACCCTGAATTATGGTCGCCCGATAATCCTTATTTGTATGACCTGGAGGTTAAACTCATAGCAGAAAACGGAGAAGTGGTGGATGAGGTATCCAGTTATTTTGGTATGCGCAAGATCGAAATTGCCCGAGCCGAAGATGGACATATGCGATTATTCCTGAATAACGAACCGCTTTTCCAATTGGGTCCCCTGGATCAGGGATGGTGGCCGGATGGATTATATACCGCGCCCACCGATGAAGCGCTCAAATACGATATTGAGGCGACAAAAAAACTGGGTTATAATATGCTCCGCAAGCATGTGAAGGTGGAGCCGCAGCGCTTCTATTATTGGGCGGACAAGCTCGGCATTTTGGTCTGGCAGGATATGCCTAGTGGAGATATGCGTCCCGAACCTATTCCCGAACGTACCAAGGAGTCCGCTAAACAGTTCAAGAAAGAATATAAGCGAATGATTGATGCCTTCTATAATCATCCATCTATTGTTATGTGGGTTCCATTCAACGAGGGCTGGGGGCAATTTCAAACGGAGGAGATTGTCAATTGGACCCAAAAGCTTGATCCCACCCGATTGGTTAATAATGCCAGTGGTTGGACCGACCACGGGGTTGGAGATGTCATTGATATGCATGAATATCCGGGTCCGGACATGCCAGAAACAGAAGACAGTAGGGCCGCCGTGTTAGGTGAATTCGGGGGACAGGCATTGGTTGTTAAGGATCATTTATGGATACAGGATTTTAGCCGTGCGCCCAGCCATTATGAGACCTCGCAGTCAGAGTCCAAGCTGCATGATACCTATGATCAGATGATTGAGGAGCTTTATAAGCTCAAGGACAAGGGGCTTTCTGCTGCCGTCTATACCCAAACCACGGATGTGGAATCAGAAGTCAATGGCCTTATGACTTATGATCGAGAGATTATCAAATTTGATGTTGCGCACATGCAGGAAATTCACAAGTCACTAATCGAGGAATGACCTAAAAGGTGAAACTTATCTCTATATTTATAAACGTACTCTCCAGAATAGTCCTTATCCTGATTATTGCTTTCACCATTAGCTGGTCCGCTAATACAGCGGTTGCACAATCGGAAGAAACTCTTTCAGGCAATACTGAAATCATTCCGGTAGCAGAAGGATGGGCCCGTAACTCTATAAATACCGTTATTTTTCGGACAAATAGTGTTACTACCTTTCAAAATAAGCAATATACCGCTTTCTATGATTCCGACGGAAATGTAATGGCTGCCAAAAGAGAACGTGGAAAGAAAGAGTGGGAAATCAATAAAACGGGACTTCAGGCTGATGTGGAAGATGCCCATAATTCTATCAGTATTGCTGTAGACGGGAATGGCTTGTTGCATCTTTCATGGGGAATGCATGGGCAAGAGATCCTCTATGCACAGGGGAAAAAGCCGGGTAGCCTGGAGTTTGATCGTCAACCCACTATGACGGGAAAAAATGAGGAGGCGGTAACCTATCCACAATTTTATCGATTACCAGATGGGGATCTCCTTTTTATGTACCGTGAGGGTAGTTCCGGGCGGGGAAATGTAATGGTCAACCGCTATAATATTGAAGATAAGGAGTGGAAGGCCATACAACATCCCCTGATTGATGGCGAAGGTGAGCGAAATGCCTATGTAAATGGAATAGCTATAGATGAAAAAGGCGGTTGGCATCTATCCTGGACTTGGAGAGAAAGCTGGGATGTAGCCACGAATCACGATATCATGTATGCTTATTCACCAGATGAAGGCAACAGTTGGGAGACGTCAAAAGGAGAAAGGTATGTGTTACCAATAACCTTGGATAATGCTGAAATTGCATATAAAATTCCGCAGGGAAGCGAGTTAATTAACCAAACCTCTATGACTGTAAATAGTGAAGGTAATCCGGTTATAGCTTCGTATTGGAAAGGCCAGAACGATGATGCCCCCCAGTTTTATGTGGTATGGAATAACGGAGAGGAGTGGAAGAAAGAAAAAGTAGGAAACCGCACACTCGACTTTTCGCTAAGTGGAGGAGGGACCAAGCGTATACCTATTTCTCGTCCCCAGATTATAGCTGGAGAAAAGGGAAAAGTGCACCTTATTTTTAGGGATTTTGAGAGAGGAGGCGGGATTTCTATTGCTGCCTCAGAGGGTTCGGACTACAGTAAGTGGAGTGTTAATGATATCTATCAGGAATCAGTAGGACTTTGGGAACCAACTTTGGATTCACAAGCCTGGAAAAAGCATCGCGAGCTATATCTCTTTGTACAAAATGTAGGTCAGGGGGATGGGGAAACGCTGGAAGACATTGCTCCCCAGGAAATCTTTCTATTAAAATGGAGACCATAACTTTTTGAAAATTTGAGATTAATATGGGAGCATCAAAATGGATTATTCTAGTTGTATGTTTGAGTTTTGTCGCCTGTAGCGGCAACCAGGAATCATCAAAGGGAGAGGAAGAATTAGAGCCTGAAGCTATTGACGGATACACTTTGGTCTGGCATGACGAATTTAACGAAGGCAACAAGCCCGATACTTCTAACTGGGGCTATGAGCACGGATTTGTTAGAAATAATGAGCTTCAGTGGTATCAGCAGGATAATGCTACTATTGAGGATGGCCGCTTGGTTATTGAAGGAAGGAGAGAGCGTGTTGAAAATAGCTTCTATGATTCTACAAGTGACGATTGGAGAAGAAGCAGACCTTATGCAGGATATACCTCGTCCAGTATTAACACCCGCGGGAAACAAGAATTTCAATTTGGACTTTTTAAAATTCAGGCCAGAATTGATACTGCCAAAGGAATGTGGCCGGCCATATGGACCTTGGGAACTCATCCCGAAAGAGGTTGGCCGGCAAATGGTGAGATAGATGTTATGGAGTTTTACCGAAGCGAGGGGGAACCGGTGATCCTTGCAAATGCAGCATGGACTGATGGGAATAATCAGCCTGTTTGGGACGAAGGGAAAGTATCTTTTGAACATTTTCTAAATCAGGACCCGGATTGGCCGGAAAAATTTCATGTTTGGAAAATGGATTGGACGCAAGACTACATAAAGTTATACTTGGATGATGAATTGATAAATGAAATAGATTTGAGCAAAACAGAAAATCCGGATGGATTCAATCCCTTCCATCAGCCCCATTATATTTTGTTAAATCTGGCCATTGGCTCAAATGGAGGGAATCCTTCTGATACCCAGTTTCCAAAACGCTATGAAATAGACTACGTAAGGATATATCAAAAAGAATGAATATTAAATTTACCTATTTAATTCTGCTACCGGTCGTATTGTTTGCCTGCCAGTCCATTAAAGTCGATGAGGCTAATAATGACCCGGAACCATTGGAGTTGACCATAAATTTTGAGGACAAGAAGCAAGAGATCGAGGGATTTGGGGCCTCCGATGCCTGGAGCGTGCAGTTTGTGGGAAAGAATTGGCCAGTGGATAAACGGGAACAAATCGCCGATTACCTGTTCAGCACAGCTACTGATACCGAAGGGAATCCGGAAGGCATTGGCCTTTCGATGTGGCGATTTAATATAGGGGCTGGTAGCGCCCGGCAGGGAGAAGAAAGTGGTATAGATGATCCCTGGAGACGGGCGGAAAGTTTTTTGACGGCCGACAGCACCTACGACTGGAGTAAACAGCAGGGCCAACAATGGTTTATGAATGCAGCCAGTGACCGTGGAGTGGAGAAGTTCATTGGCTTTGTAAACAGTCCACCGGTACTCCTTACCCAAAATGGTAAAGCCTTTGGCGATGGCAGCGGACAAGCCAACATCATTCCGGAGTATTCTGACGAATTTGCGGATTACCTGTCAAAAATTGCCCGGTATTTTAACGATCAGGGAACGCCGTTTACCTATATTAGCCCCGTAAATGAACCGCAGTGGGACTGGTCTCAGGATAACGGGCAGGAAGGCTCTCCTTACCAAAACGAACAAATTTCGGGTGTAGTAAAAGCTCTTGATCAGAAGATCCAGGAATATGGATTGGATAGCAAAATTGAGATACCGGAAACTGCACAAATTGATTTTTTATACGATGGCGATCTTTCCGGCAGAAGCCATCAGGCCGAATACTTTTTTGGACCGGAAAGTGAAGTTAAAGATCTGCCGACTGTGGCCCGGAAAATGGCGGCTCACAGCTATTTTACCACCTGGCCAGTCAGTGAGATGATTGATCAGCGCAGGCAGGTTAGAGAAAGTATACAGAATACGGATATCCCCATTACATACACGATGTCCGAGTACTGCATCCTGGCCGATAACGAAGAGATACAAGGTAATGGTCGGGATCTGGGAATGGATCCGGCCTTGTATGTGGCCCGCGTGCTGCATTTTGATATGACCATCGCTAATGCCACTTCCTGGCAGTGGTGGTTGGCTATAAGCCCCTATGATTATAAAGATGGTCTGGTCTACATCGATAAAAACACTCAGAACGGTACGGTTTCAGATTCCAAGCTGCTTTGGGGACTGGGGAACTACAGTCGCTTTATTCGACCCGGGGCCGTTCGGCTGGGAATTTTCCGATCCGATAACGCAAGCCCTGAGGAGGCTGCACAGCAGCTAATGGCCTCCGCTTATGTCCATGAAGAGCAAGGTACCCTTACAGTGGTAGTGGTGAACTATGGGCATGCAGACCAAAGGGTGAGTGTGAGCGGCACGAATGTAGAAGACTATAATCTGTCGGATTTTGAATCTTACCTTACTTCCGGAAAAATGGATCTTCGGAAACAAGAGCCGGTAGCTCAAGATGAATCGGTGATCATACCCGCCCGATCCATTATGACACTGCAGGCCAATATTGAAAACTAGTCTTTTGTAAGAAAAGTAATCCATGGTTACGTCTCAGCGATCAGATCCAGTATTCAAAATTAGGTTACGGTTATGACTCAAAAAAATTTACAAAGTAAACTATTACCTGCAGTCACTCTTTCGGATGCAGATTCCGCTCTTAAGATAGCTGAAGCTTTACTCAAAGGTGGTCTTAATGTCATGGAAGTTACCTTTCGTACTGAAGCAACGGCACCAGCTATCTCTGCAATAGTCCAGGAATTTCCTGAAATGCAGATTGGAGCGGGAACTATCCTTTCACCAGATCAATTGGCCGTGGCCAGAGACGCCGGTGCACAATTTGGGTTATCGCCGGGATTTAGTAATCCGGTAACTAAAAAAGCTAAGGAGCTGGATTTTCCATTCATTCCTGGTGTTATGACTCCCACGGATATAGAAACAGCACTGAATGCTGGTTATAAAACACTAAAACTTTTTCCCGCATCTGATATGGGTGGGATTAATTATATCAACAGTTTGGCAGGTCCCTATCAGCATACCGGAATCAGATTTTTAACGATGGGAGGTATAAATGAAACTAATCTGGACTCCTACCTCAAACACGAGATGGTTATTTCGGCGGGAGGATCATGGCTATGTCCCACAGACTTAATTCAACAGAAAAAGTTTGATGAAATTACTGCAGTAGCACGAAAATCAGTCAAACTGGCAAATAATATTTGAGGGCTTTCACCTGTCATTGCGATCCGCCGGTGGAGAAGCAATCTCCTGATTTAAACCTCAAAAAGGAGATCGCAGTACTCCTTTCGCGATGACAGTTTGGTTTTGCAAACCCTCTATTCAGTATATTTACTGTCATATTTTTTTAAAAAATCGCTAACTGTAAACTATTATACCACGATATAATAGAGTAGCAGGGCCATTGCAAAACCGACAACCGAGATAATAGTCTCCATTACCGTCCATGATCGAAGGGTTTGTTTTTCCGTTAATCCCAGGTATTTATTAACTAACCAAAAGCCGCTGTCATTTACGTGCGACATAATGGTTGAACCTGCTGCTATAGCAATTACGATTAACGCCTTTTCTGGTGATGACATATCAAACTCACTGATTATAGGAGCGACCATCCCGGCAGAAGTGACCATTGCTACAGTAGCGGATCCCTGGGTAATACGAATTACTACGGCTAAAATATAGGCTAGGACAATAGGTGCTACCTGGTAGGCTAAAATAGTTTGAGCCAGTGCTTCCCCAACACCACTGTCAATAAGAATTTCCTTGAATACGCCTCCGGCACCGGTTACTAGAATAATCAAGCCGGCCGGGGCAAGTGCTTTATCCGAAAACTTGAGCACCTCCTTGCCAGTAAATCCTTTTTTATATCCCAGAAAGTATGCCGCCACAAGCGTTGCAATAATCAAGGCAATAAAGGGATGACCTAAAAACTGGATGAGATTCAATAAAAAGTACTCTCCGGCTATAACTCCAGAGGACTGAAGGGTATCAAATATTGTTGCATTTACGATTAAAAAGAGGGGAAGGAGAATAACAATGAGGATAATATAGAAATCCCATCTGTTTTCTAAATCAGGTTCTTTGGTCTTAGCTGTTTCACTGAAGTCAGGAGGAGCTACATCTATTTTATTGCCAATATACTTCCCAAATATTGGGCCCGCTAAAATGGCTGCAGGGATACCAGCCGCAAAACCAAAAATGATGACCCAGCCAAGAGAAACGCCGATGATTTCTGCCACTGCTGTAGGACCAGGTGTAGGAGGAATAAAGGCATGAGTTACGGCAAGCCCCGCCAAAAGGGGAATAGCATAAAATAAAGTAGATTTTTTAGATTTTCGGGCCAGGGCATAGACAATGGGTACAAGTATAATGAATCCAACATCCAGAAACACCGGAATGGAAATGATAAAGCCAGTAAGGGTAAGTCCCCATGAGGTGCGTTCTGTACCAAAAATTTGTACAATATTTCGGGCTAATGCTTCGGCTCCACCGGATACTTCAAGCAGTTTCCCAATAATGGAACCAAGACCTACAATGATAGCAATAAAGCCTAAAATACCGCCCATCCCTTCCTGTATACTGTCCAGAACTCCCTGGAAGTCCATACCGGCCCCCAAGCCTACAAATGCGCTGACAATGAGAAGAGAGATAAAAGCATGAATTTTAAGCCTCATTACTAAAACAAGCAGAATTACAATAGCAATGAGAGTAATAAGTAGTAAATAAAGCGGTTCCCCTATCATAGTGATTCGTTTAGTCGTTTATCATTTGATTTAGAATAATACGCTGACCGGCCGAAGTGATATCTTCCTGTGGATTTAACTCCGGTATTATATAATCTAGTCCCAACACATCCAGTGCTGTTTTATAATAGAGCGTTAGTTGGCTGTCGCCCCATAGAACAATATTTTCAGTCTGACTAATACACAGTTCATTTAGTTCTGTCCCGATGAGCAGGCCGCTCAGAAAGTCGTAATTATCAGTTGGTTCTGAGCTGTTGAGAAGATCATTTGCCCGGATCGTAAACAACGAATGCAGCAAATTTTCCTCCTGTGCTAGTTTGATTCCTTTTTTAAAACTTTGTTCTGGGTTCAGTACCTCACCTTTCTCGACAGAGTTCGATAGTATACTTTTTGAAGATATTAAATCAAAAAGCTCTCCGGTCATATAGGTTTTAAATGCAGTGATGAAGTTTTCTTTGACAAAAACATGCTTGCTATGTGTCCCTGTCAGGAGGAAACATCCGGTTTCAATATTCAATTTTGAGGCAATACCCAAGAGCTGTGTCTCTTCTCCTCGCATTACATCCTTCGATGAGCAAACTCCGGATATTAGATAGATATCATATGAGAATTGGCGGGTTTTCTTTATGAATTCCACGTTCAGCTTTGGTTTGCTTAGG
This genomic interval carries:
- a CDS encoding aldose epimerase family protein translates to MKRSDFKGVLGEKQVDLFKLENANGAKASITNYGGRLVELLVPDRSDNFGNIVVGYSSMEEFMDKPERYFGAIIGRYANRIANGRFSIEDKTYTLNTNDGVHHLHGGPGGFHRVVWGANQIDDQTLSLSYRSPDGEEGYPGNLGIGVRYKLTDDNELKVSYKAESDQKTILNLTSHPYFNLNGSSGGSTAYSHHLKINADKYTPIDEGLIPTGKLVGVEETPFDFRESKSIDSAYDPHHPQIQNADGFDHNFVLNKNSGEDPTLAASVYEPKGGRQLDIYTTEPGLQFYACSDPVEGIQSAICLEPQHYPDSPNQPEFPSVVIDAFQPFRSETIYRFTCN
- a CDS encoding LacI family DNA-binding transcriptional regulator produces the protein MSSEVTLKEIAESLGVSAMTVSRALNNRDNVDEDTRKKVVSKAEEMGYTPNYVAKSLVSNKTYTIGVVIPEITHAFFPEVVRGIEEVTNKSDYQLLLTNANEQFIREKKAVNALRSQRVDGLLISTSIGIDDFSFYEQIINSGTKLVFFDRCIEGLGASCVSVNDRTSSYQITEHLITEHGYSKIAHLSGPPNVSIGKERMEGYLEALEEYELPINNQWIIEGGFQKIKGYESMQSLLELPEEEYPEAVVVVNDPAAFGAIKALKDFGLSVPEDMAVVGFTDDIRAPLLETPLTTVHQPAYAVGQKAAKKLIAAIENKDEPIENIEVLTTLKIRASCGCGNF
- a CDS encoding glycoside hydrolase family 2 protein, producing the protein MNIRNCSVLTVLFIGLFFIQTVNVQGQSGQWQPANGPLMSQWADEVSPQNALPEYPRPMMEREHWQNLNGLWDFKITGKDTDHGEYNQQILVPYPVESALSGIGETVGADNRVWYRRTFQVENPYENGRVLLHFGASDWETDAWVNGEYIGKHQGGYDPFTFDITDQLTNGEQEIEITVWDPTDLGSQPVGKQTHDPRSIWYTAVTGIWQTVWLEYVPESYIQDLKITPDIDNNRVKVEVEGKHLSEGHQLRIEALKEGEVAGVAEGNPEQDFLIQLDDPELWSPDNPYLYDLEVKLIAENGEVVDEVSSYFGMRKIEIARAEDGHMRLFLNNEPLFQLGPLDQGWWPDGLYTAPTDEALKYDIEATKKLGYNMLRKHVKVEPQRFYYWADKLGILVWQDMPSGDMRPEPIPERTKESAKQFKKEYKRMIDAFYNHPSIVMWVPFNEGWGQFQTEEIVNWTQKLDPTRLVNNASGWTDHGVGDVIDMHEYPGPDMPETEDSRAAVLGEFGGQALVVKDHLWIQDFSRAPSHYETSQSESKLHDTYDQMIEELYKLKDKGLSAAVYTQTTDVESEVNGLMTYDREIIKFDVAHMQEIHKSLIEE
- a CDS encoding BNR repeat-containing protein, coding for MKLISIFINVLSRIVLILIIAFTISWSANTAVAQSEETLSGNTEIIPVAEGWARNSINTVIFRTNSVTTFQNKQYTAFYDSDGNVMAAKRERGKKEWEINKTGLQADVEDAHNSISIAVDGNGLLHLSWGMHGQEILYAQGKKPGSLEFDRQPTMTGKNEEAVTYPQFYRLPDGDLLFMYREGSSGRGNVMVNRYNIEDKEWKAIQHPLIDGEGERNAYVNGIAIDEKGGWHLSWTWRESWDVATNHDIMYAYSPDEGNSWETSKGERYVLPITLDNAEIAYKIPQGSELINQTSMTVNSEGNPVIASYWKGQNDDAPQFYVVWNNGEEWKKEKVGNRTLDFSLSGGGTKRIPISRPQIIAGEKGKVHLIFRDFERGGGISIAASEGSDYSKWSVNDIYQESVGLWEPTLDSQAWKKHRELYLFVQNVGQGDGETLEDIAPQEIFLLKWRP
- a CDS encoding glycoside hydrolase family 16 protein, which encodes MGASKWIILVVCLSFVACSGNQESSKGEEELEPEAIDGYTLVWHDEFNEGNKPDTSNWGYEHGFVRNNELQWYQQDNATIEDGRLVIEGRRERVENSFYDSTSDDWRRSRPYAGYTSSSINTRGKQEFQFGLFKIQARIDTAKGMWPAIWTLGTHPERGWPANGEIDVMEFYRSEGEPVILANAAWTDGNNQPVWDEGKVSFEHFLNQDPDWPEKFHVWKMDWTQDYIKLYLDDELINEIDLSKTENPDGFNPFHQPHYILLNLAIGSNGGNPSDTQFPKRYEIDYVRIYQKE
- a CDS encoding glycoside hydrolase, whose translation is MNIKFTYLILLPVVLFACQSIKVDEANNDPEPLELTINFEDKKQEIEGFGASDAWSVQFVGKNWPVDKREQIADYLFSTATDTEGNPEGIGLSMWRFNIGAGSARQGEESGIDDPWRRAESFLTADSTYDWSKQQGQQWFMNAASDRGVEKFIGFVNSPPVLLTQNGKAFGDGSGQANIIPEYSDEFADYLSKIARYFNDQGTPFTYISPVNEPQWDWSQDNGQEGSPYQNEQISGVVKALDQKIQEYGLDSKIEIPETAQIDFLYDGDLSGRSHQAEYFFGPESEVKDLPTVARKMAAHSYFTTWPVSEMIDQRRQVRESIQNTDIPITYTMSEYCILADNEEIQGNGRDLGMDPALYVARVLHFDMTIANATSWQWWLAISPYDYKDGLVYIDKNTQNGTVSDSKLLWGLGNYSRFIRPGAVRLGIFRSDNASPEEAAQQLMASAYVHEEQGTLTVVVVNYGHADQRVSVSGTNVEDYNLSDFESYLTSGKMDLRKQEPVAQDESVIIPARSIMTLQANIEN
- the eda gene encoding bifunctional 4-hydroxy-2-oxoglutarate aldolase/2-dehydro-3-deoxy-phosphogluconate aldolase, which translates into the protein MTQKNLQSKLLPAVTLSDADSALKIAEALLKGGLNVMEVTFRTEATAPAISAIVQEFPEMQIGAGTILSPDQLAVARDAGAQFGLSPGFSNPVTKKAKELDFPFIPGVMTPTDIETALNAGYKTLKLFPASDMGGINYINSLAGPYQHTGIRFLTMGGINETNLDSYLKHEMVISAGGSWLCPTDLIQQKKFDEITAVARKSVKLANNI
- a CDS encoding gluconate:H+ symporter — encoded protein: MIGEPLYLLLITLIAIVILLVLVMRLKIHAFISLLIVSAFVGLGAGMDFQGVLDSIQEGMGGILGFIAIIVGLGSIIGKLLEVSGGAEALARNIVQIFGTERTSWGLTLTGFIISIPVFLDVGFIILVPIVYALARKSKKSTLFYAIPLLAGLAVTHAFIPPTPGPTAVAEIIGVSLGWVIIFGFAAGIPAAILAGPIFGKYIGNKIDVAPPDFSETAKTKEPDLENRWDFYIILIVILLPLFLIVNATIFDTLQSSGVIAGEYFLLNLIQFLGHPFIALIIATLVAAYFLGYKKGFTGKEVLKFSDKALAPAGLIILVTGAGGVFKEILIDSGVGEALAQTILAYQVAPIVLAYILAVVIRITQGSATVAMVTSAGMVAPIISEFDMSSPEKALIVIAIAAGSTIMSHVNDSGFWLVNKYLGLTEKQTLRSWTVMETIISVVGFAMALLLYYIVV
- a CDS encoding 2-dehydro-3-deoxygalactonokinase encodes the protein MAQSGLAARRWIHKRMVTSSLNLTTPHTDSYFLGCDWGTSSFRLKLLEWDSGKTLVEISNAAGIKELYKQWSEYRGTLSRIDFYRSFLNDQISELSKQTEKDLASLPLVLSGMGSSSIGMKELSYTQLPISLSKPKLNVEFIKKTRQFSYDIYLISGVCSSKDVMRGEETQLLGIASKLNIETGCFLLTGTHSKHVFVKENFITAFKTYMTGELFDLISSKSILSNSVEKGEVLNPEQSFKKGIKLAQEENLLHSLFTIRANDLLNSSEPTDNYDFLSGLLIGTELNELCISQTENIVLWGDSQLTLYYKTALDVLGLDYIIPELNPQEDITSAGQRIILNQMIND